The genomic window AGTGTCATCGTGTCCCCTGTGTCTGAAGCTTCCGTAACGCCAAAGGTCGAAATTACCGACGAGGAGATTTTCGCGGGCCACATCGGTGGCAAGCTCTCGGTGGAGACCACCGCGCCCCTCGATTCCCAGCGTGCGCTCTCCATCGCGTACACGCCCGGCGTCGCGCAGGTCAGCCGCGCGATCCACGCCGACGAGACGCTGGCCGACCGCTACACGTGGACCAGTCGCCTGGTGGTCGTCGTGAGCGACGGCACCGCCGTCCTCGGTCTCGGCGACATCGGCGCCCGCGCGTCCCTGCCGGTCATGGAGGGCAAGTCGGCACTGTTCAAGAACTTCGCCGGCCTGAACTCCATCCCGCTCGTGCTCGACACCACGGACCCCGACGAGATCGTCGAAACCCTCGTCCGGCTGCGTCCGAGCTTCGGTGCAGTGAACCTCGAGGACATCTCGGCGCCCCGCTGCTTCGAGATCGAACGCCGCGTCATCGAGGCACTGGACTGCCCCGTCATGCACGACGACCAGCACGGCACCGCGATCGTCGCGCTCGCCGCGCTGCGCGGCGCCGCCAAGGTCCAGGGCCGCGACATCACCGGCCTGCGGGTCGTCATCTCCGGCGCCGGAGCGGCCGGTGTCGCCTGCACCAACATCCTGCTCGCAGCCGGCATCGCCGACGTCACCGTGCTCGACTCGAAGGGCATCGTCTCGGCCGACCGCGGCGATCTCAACGAGATCAAGGCCGACCTCGCTGCGCGCACCAACCCGTCGGGTCGCATCGGCGGCATCGTCGAGGCCCTCGACGGCGCCGACGTGTTCCTCGGCGTCTCCGCCGGCACCGTGCCCGAGGAGATCATCGCCACGATGGCATCGGACGCGATCATCTTCGCGATGTCGAACCCGGATCCCGAGGTGCACCCCGAGGTGGCGCGCAAGTACGCGTCGATCGTCGCCACCGGGCGCAGCGACTTCCCGAACCAGATCAACAACGTCCTCGCGTTCCCGGGCATCTTCAAGGGTGCGCTGGACGCCGGTGCCCGCCGGATCACCGAGGGCATGAAGCTCGCCGCCGCCGACGCGATCCTCTCGGTGCTCGGTGACGAGCTCGCCGCCGACAAGATCGTTCCGAGCCCCCTCGACCCGCGTGTCGCCCCGGCCGTCGCTGCCGCCGTCGCGCAGGCCGCGAAGGACGAGGGCGTCGCGTAGCGTTTCCCCGAGCACGGCATCCGGGCGCCCCGGTGGTTCACCACGACAGGTGGACCACCGGGGCGCACTGCTCACGATCGGAGATGACACGGTGGAACCGAGACACGCCGCCCGAACACTGCGATGGGCGGCGCTGCCCCTGGTCGCCGCCGCCCTCACCGGATGCGGCCTCGACACCACCAGCGCCGTCGCCGGACCGGCCGACCCGGGCCCCGTACGCATCGGGGCGTCGGCCGCCACCGACAGCGAACTGCTCGCCCGGCTGTACGCCGGTGCCCTCGACGCGTCCGGCCGCCCCACCGAACTCGTCCTCGGGCTCGGCGACCGGGCCGACCGCATCGCCGCCCTCGACGCCGACCGGGTCACCCTGGTCCCGGAACGCACCGGCGAGCTGCTGCACTGGTTCGAGCCGGACGCCCCGACCCCGGAACCGGACACCGAGCAGGCCGACACCGACGGCGTGTTCGACGCACTGTCCCGGTCCCTGCCCGCCGACCTCGCGGTGGCCGAGCAGTCCGACGCCGACGTGCTGCCCCTGTTCCGCAGCGGCGCACTGAGCGCCGACGACGTCAAGGGCCTCAGCGTGGTCCTGCAGCTCACCGCCGCCGACCTCGATGCGCTGGTGACGCGGATCGAGGCCGGCGAGATCTCGTCGGCCGACGCCGCCGGAGAATGGCTCGACGACCACACCTGACCCGGGAAGAACTCGGCGCCCCGCCCCTCAGTCGTC from Prescottella sp. R16 includes these protein-coding regions:
- a CDS encoding NADP-dependent malic enzyme; translated protein: MSPVSEASVTPKVEITDEEIFAGHIGGKLSVETTAPLDSQRALSIAYTPGVAQVSRAIHADETLADRYTWTSRLVVVVSDGTAVLGLGDIGARASLPVMEGKSALFKNFAGLNSIPLVLDTTDPDEIVETLVRLRPSFGAVNLEDISAPRCFEIERRVIEALDCPVMHDDQHGTAIVALAALRGAAKVQGRDITGLRVVISGAGAAGVACTNILLAAGIADVTVLDSKGIVSADRGDLNEIKADLAARTNPSGRIGGIVEALDGADVFLGVSAGTVPEEIIATMASDAIIFAMSNPDPEVHPEVARKYASIVATGRSDFPNQINNVLAFPGIFKGALDAGARRITEGMKLAAADAILSVLGDELAADKIVPSPLDPRVAPAVAAAVAQAAKDEGVA